In Ananas comosus cultivar F153 linkage group 10, ASM154086v1, whole genome shotgun sequence, the sequence aagcatcgaatattttatttttcaagtaaCTTAAATGAAATTCTATGACTTCAAAGCCGAAAATTTAAGTTGTAGTTTCTATATCTATTCTaaagataaattatatgaaGAAATTTAATATAGTCCTTCTCCTAATAGTACTTTTTAGATTGCATTATATCTAATGATGTTACATTCAAAAGTAGTTCCAAACATATCTGTAATTTACTTTCTTACAGTATTCCTAGAAACTTTCATGTAATAACACTTactttttggaaaaaatatataaattttatgtgataTAGTTCGCCAGTGTATACATTTTAACTGACTATTTGGCAATTAATTGAAAGTAAAAACTtagcaaattttttattttttttggaaaagaatgcTATTTATATATCGGACTTAAACGTTTCGTAAACTAACAAATAATATTAGAAATAGAAAAATCTATTCACTGGCATAATCAATTACATACAATTCACATTGTACGTAACATATTAAAATGGGGACGATACTGAGGTCTAAGCATGATATTGTCCTAATTTGATTGATTCTTTGTATAATGAGAGTGTGCGTTCATCGGCACAAATATTGATGCTTTCTGATCAAAATCCAACGGTCCAGATCGAGTTTGACGCCATCTGATGGAAATCCTACGGTTGGCACGAAACCAGATGCACTGGGCTAGCCCAAATTTGCATGGATGATCCAAACTTAAATTTGTTTCAAACAATTCAATAAACCAACTGGGCCAGCCCAGTACTTATTATGGGCCAAATCATCGAAAATACTATTAAtcatttttcacaattttttatttttaaataaaaagtttagaaataaaaatacaatattttcagaaagtccgaattttgattttctgaaaactatttttttagaaatgaaacgggtgaacaataattttttcaattagaaaattattttttggaatACTTTTCAAAACCAAGCGCGCGCCTCCTTAATTTCTTAATAAAGAAAGAATTATAACTCAATAATTGATAGAGTTGAAATATAAGATGAGACAAATTTTGTAGACAATAATTCACATTTcacattaaatatatataaaaactaaaatgaaacacttaaaaatttagaatctcTGACaccaaacttaaaaattaaaggaCCGATGAAATACAAAGATGAGAGTTTGGGGATAGTTGTGCAATTTACCAAACTAGAATCTAAACGACCTTGACTTGCTTTTCACGTGTCTACGTAGACCGTTGACCGTTCTGCTCACTGCcatgtaggggtggaaacgaccCGAGCCCGAGCAAGCTTGtctcagctcaaattcggcttgaaattaatttcgagcctaaatttaagctcaagctcggcttgaaattaattcgagccgagctcgagcgagcctaatttcgagtcgagcgagctcgagccctaagcgagccgcttgaaattctcaacattgtacgattaatagtttaatttgtatagaacattatttataatttgatacaaaaatatatctaatagttcaagatacaaaataattatatgaaatacggtattataatataaagaaaaataatttacgagttgaatatctaatttttattgtaGTCGCAATCTTCTCTTCCGCTTCAAccatattatttctttttcaccTATGCGgtcaaaaatgaataaattatatagacaaatattagattaaaactattaattatatataactaaaatcaaaaatttatataaataaaattttctaccttaaaaatattctgtatattttctcaagcacacAATTAATGGCAAGGTAGACAAAGCGCGGCGGCGTGTTGTTACTTGATAACTTGGGGGGCTTCAGGTTGGCCgcttgaggagagagagagagaaagaagagagagagagattaggaaTTTAAGGCTTTGTAAAAGAAAAGGAGggagagagtgtaaatttggtaAATTTTACCTTTTTGTTGGCATATTGGTTTGTTCTTATGGCCCAGCAATATTGCGTCAATTTTTAACTAAACTTAGGTTACTCcactctactctatatatatatatatatatatatatatatatatatatatatataataatatatattcgagcttttcgagtctaattcgagcgagccgagtaatactcagctcggcttgaaatgaatttcgagctttttttttgttcaagctcggctcatctaatttcgagccgagctcgagcgagcgaatatcgagccgaacgcgagtcgaacgcgagcggctcgctcgtttgccagccctactgcCATGTGTAAGGTTCTCACGTGAGAATCGTGGTAAAGAAACATGTAAACATATatcctgtttttcttttttttttaaagtaataaaaagtaataaacTATAGTTTTAGCTGAACAATACAATAGTTATAGTGTCAgttgaaaacaaataaaatcttttttatcctatttaatctttttttccttacatagataacatattttatatattcataATTACAACTAAAGCTCATAATTGCACAAAGCAACAACGATCACTTCATTTATAGGTTACTAGTCCTGTTCTTATCCTATCTTTCATGTTGAACTCCCGCATCAAATAATTAAGCTTGAATTTGTTAGAAGCTTTAGGAGAGTACTaatgaggaaaaaagaaaaaaaaaaaaatcattgagGGATTTTCCACGTCACTCTGATCCGAGAATTCGTTCTACATGCAAATGTTCAATCTCGTTATACATGAAGTCATATCTTTGTGTTTGATTTACTATATGACAGAGTGAATGAGTTGAAGCCGATCCGAACCCGGCACAATGGATTTGAGTTGGGTTGATTTGGATTACTTTGCGAGGCAGGTTTTGGTCAAGTCAATCCAAACAATCTAAGAAATTGGGgtaacttttcaatttaaaaataaggAAAACAATATGTAAGTTGAATGGTTTGGATTAAAAGTTAAAGATATGATCAACATTAATAGTGGGACAATAAATGGTCCATCTATCTAACATGGTGGACCATATATCTTTGGAAAATAGTTTCCTGTGGCCCAATTTAACTTGACTAGATTACTAGTCATTGTATTGTTATTAGATGTAACGCAGTGTCTTAACTTCTTTCTATCTTTTCTCCTTCAAATTATAGTACAAATAAAGTCCAGTAACagcgaccgttcctagagcaagtggcaaagcaCATAGTGGTTGGTACTCAAaactcaaattcgaatcctagttgattcatatttctaactaaatttatttctaaatgaaataaacgaagcgagtagagtgctacctatctctaaaaaaaaaaaaagtccagtAATTTTTCTATTCTAGTGGCTACGAGAATTAATGATTGGTTTATTGTTGAATATTAATACATAAACAATCTGTGCGTTTGATACAAAATAAAACCTTGATCAACATGATAATTTCATTATATGATAAAAAAGTTACAATATACAAACAATCTGTGCGTTTGATGCAAAATAAAACCTTGATAAGCATGATAATTCCATTATATGATAAAAGAAAATACGTGTTTAAGGTTATTTAAAGTTAAGATATTTGCAAAAGCGTATCTTGACTAATTAAGAGGAAAgaagcattaattaattaccaaACAACATACAGTCTGAACAACAATGAGTTAGGCCGTTGGTTTCACCACTGGCGAAATCTTATCTAcgaaactttaatttattttagttaagGTACTTAacgttaattaattatattaattttccattaaataatttatttctttaaaccAAAAgtaattgaaataaataaaaatccatTACATAATTGAACCCTCCAATGATCAACGGCTGTAATTTTCCCTTCCAACCAATCAACGCCTCCGTGGGGCTACAATTTTTGGCCATACATAACAAAAATTCCACGGAATATTCATTTCTCTCTCCTCTAAACCAAATGACGTCTAGGTTCATCACACCCACAAAAACcttcccttttttattttaattttaatttttttctcgaaCCTTCCTCCATCTCCCTCAAATTTCTCACCATCGGAAGAAGCAGGAGCAGGAGAGCACCGGAAATTACGAATATGGCCTCGGGGTTCTTCGTGGAGTCGACGCTCCCCCAGCAAAGGGTCGTCGACGGGGTCCGGTTCCCGGCCGTGCTCACCCCGGCCGAAGCGGTCGACCTCGACCGGTTCGCGGCCGCGGTGGGGGCCGAAAAAGCCCGGCTCGAGTCGCTGCTCCGGTCGAGTGGGGCGATCCTTCTCCGCGGGTTTCCGGTTCGGAGCGCGGTCGACTTCGACCGGGCGGTGGGCGCGTTCGGGTACGCGGAGCTCCCCTACGTGGGCGGCGCCGCCCCGCGCACCAACGTGGTGGGCCGGGTCTTCACCGCCAACGATGCCCCCCCGGACCGGAAGATCCCCTTCCACCACGAGATGGCCCATGTTCGTTTCTCTCGATTGGAATGTTTTACTAGTTTTACTAATTatccgatccgatccgatccgatgtgggactattcaTGAGTAGTAAGTAAATTTTCTGAGCCAATGTTACCATGTCTTTCCTTTATTTATGTGTGTTTCTGAATTTAGGTTCTGGAGTTCCCATCCAAGCTGTTCTTCTTCTGCGAGGAGGAGCCCAAAAGTGGTGGTGAGACACCCATCGTATTGAGCCATTACATCTATAAGAGGATGAAGGGGAAATTCCCAGAGTTTGTGGAGAAACTGGAGCAGCAGGGGCTAATTTACACAAGAGTTTTAGGGGAAGGAGATGATCCGTCTTCGCCGATCGGCTGCGGGTGGCAGTCCACATTCCTCACCAATGACAAAGCTGTGGCTGAGCAAAGGTCTGCTTTCATTTTCCGTAGATTTGCATCGCATTAGATCCGATATCAGTAAGCTCATTTTGCTTTATCTTACAGTTTAAGCCACCATTGTAGCAGGTACTTGTGTGTGATATAGTTGGATAATTATGTTTTTATGATAATTTGATGATTCTGAGTCTGACTCGGAGTTCAGTTCAAAGCTTTAAGATTCTCTCGCGCTGGTTGACTAGCGATCGTCAGAGATATCGAAATTTACGTGCATTAATTTGACTGGCTTTAACATTCTAGACATCAAGTGATCAAAGTGCATTCCTTGCAATTCAGTAGCAATTTTTCTGAGAGATTTTCGTGCAATATGCTTCTTGCTGTCGATTAACTGTTAGTTCCGAATTTACTAGTATAGCGAGTTCGATAACAGTTAAATGTTGAAAACTTAAACATTTTGCCTCGCCGACGTACTAGGGCTGCGCGACAAGGTATGAAGTTGGAATGGTTGGACGACGGAGTGAAAACAATAATGGGTCCGATACCCGCTGTTAAGTTCGACGAAAGCAGGGGAAGGAAGATATGGTTTAACAGCATAGTTGCTGCGTTCACTCCTGGATGGCAGGACACCCGAAATGATCCTCTCAAGGCTGTTACTTTCGGAGACGGGTCGCCGTTGCTGTCGGATGATGACATCATCGACGAATGCCTAAAAATCCTCGAAGAGGAGTGTGTTGCTGTTCCTTGGAAGCAGGGCGACGTACTTTTAGTGGATAATTTGGCCGTTCTGCATTCTAGGCGGTCGTTTGAACCTCCTCGCCGTATTCTTGCTTCGCTTTGTAAATAGAGGGTTGCTCTTTGCTCTTTTTATACGCGTTTGCGAGTTTTAGAGACCGCAAGAAGCTATCTTATGTATATGTTGCCGGATCAAACCATGAAGCTGTACCCCTTTTGATTCACGAGTATCGCAATTAGAGTAATGTAAAGCTCAAATGCAGCAACTATTCCTACTGTTTATCTGGTTTAATAATGTCAGTATCTTAGCAGAATAACATAGTTTCTGATAGTTCAGAATCTCAATGTTGGTGTCTGTTCCTTTTAGCAAGAATAGTGTAATGTAAAGCCAAATGCAGCAACTATTCCTACTGTTTATCTGGTTTAATAATGTCAGTATCTTTGCAGGATATCATAGTTTCTGATAGTTCAGAATCTCAATGTTGGTGTCTGTTCCTTTTAGCAAGAAGCTATCTTATGTATATGTTGCCGAATCAAACCTTTTTATTCACAGGAATCGCAATTAGAGTAGTGTAAAGCTCAAATGCAGCAATTATTCCTACTGTTTATCTTGTTTAATAATGTCAGTATCTTTGCAGGATATCATAGTTTCTGATAGTTCAGAATCTCTCAATGTTGGTGTCTGCTCCTCTTGGCAAGTTTATATTGTTCTCCGCAAGCATCTTCAAACATCAATCTTGTATTTCTTGCAGGATTCATTACAAGTGGATTGATCATCGATGGATAGAAATGTTCTAAAATTCGTAATGCTGAGAAGATGCAGAAGCCTGCTAATAAATACGTAAATCATGCTTATGCGCTGCCGAAGAAAGgcatatatatagaacttatcAAAGTATCGTTATTATATGAAATCctaattgaaatttttatgagCAATatcggaaagaaaaaaaaaaaaagaaaaaagcatgcctaagtaaaacttaaaaaagaaaTCTGATTTGTTCGAGGTGCTTCTCATATTCATAACAAGCAGCTTTACTACAAATTGATGTAGAAAATGATCGCCAATATTATAATCAATGAAAACaatcagaaaaataaaatttggtgaaaggaaaaaaaaaaaaaattactagcaCATAATGCCGAGGTGCCAATTACTTCAGATCATGAAATAAAGAACACAATAACAAGGAGATAAAAGCAGCCTCTTTCTGAACCCATCCAGGGGTTTTGCcacaaataatttttgttatacAATTTACTCCTATTGTAAAATATATAGCACATATCATAAGAAGTatcaatcctaacaatcaagaTAAAATTTACACATAATCATTTTGTCTTTATTGTGTGCGCCACAGAGGTCATTTTTATATGCTATTAGTACATCACTATATGCGATTTAGAAGGTTTTAATTGGCTCTTCGTACAACTAAGATGCCACGTAGATTCACCACATATTAACAGCCTATATGTGATTCTTTGTGGGAAAACTCAAAgcatttaaatttgatttatccCATTGAAATtgtactataataataataaaataataatgcaaAGCGAGCACGTGAGATTCTTTAACTCATTCACAGCTGCAGGATTAGCAAAACAACAAAAAACCGTGCTCGCTCGTCCTTCCCTAACTCTGCATCTCATTTTATTGGGCTAATGCGAAAGTTCActcaaatctataaaaatatacGGGTAGAAAAAGAAGATTATTCCATAAaatctcgaaaaaaaaaaaaagtactgtagaaaaactactttttgttagaaaatatttattcagtcgtaaaactattttctgaaattatttttttgaagaacAAAACGCCCCCATAG encodes:
- the LOC109716725 gene encoding clavaminate synthase-like protein At3g21360; this translates as MASGFFVESTLPQQRVVDGVRFPAVLTPAEAVDLDRFAAAVGAEKARLESLLRSSGAILLRGFPVRSAVDFDRAVGAFGYAELPYVGGAAPRTNVVGRVFTANDAPPDRKIPFHHEMAHVLEFPSKLFFFCEEEPKSGGETPIVLSHYIYKRMKGKFPEFVEKLEQQGLIYTRVLGEGDDPSSPIGCGWQSTFLTNDKAVAEQRAARQGMKLEWLDDGVKTIMGPIPAVKFDESRGRKIWFNSIVAAFTPGWQDTRNDPLKAVTFGDGSPLLSDDDIIDECLKILEEECVAVPWKQGDVLLVDNLAVLHSRRSFEPPRRILASLCK